From Humisphaera borealis, the proteins below share one genomic window:
- the feoB gene encoding ferrous iron transport protein B, whose amino-acid sequence MTSSPLEYTPLPVSPDKPLVVALAGNPNSGKTTIFNALTGLRQKVANYPGVTVEKKTGRCKLGDARWLDVIDLPGTYSLISRSPDEQVAMEVLRGLRNDTPAPDVVIVVVDASNLQRNLYLVSQLIELGRPMVVALNMTDVAERRGIFVNAEALSKEIGVPVIPVVGHKRKGIEELKAAVARAAIAPLPAWPVKDAMREELLLLAGGLAVAEGEAAGSPADKPINPQRYEAIAERLLIGDHAPDVAPLLARPSVDALLKGSFERLKVRGIDPMQADIEAHYQWIDGLSSRVTRASGAFVRTDGAFADAREGLTGDKSADKTLQYATPTSNTTEKVDAILVHKIWGLLIFASIMSALFVSIFWLAEPIMGWVEGLITGTGEKLTGSMEDGALKSLISDGIFKGVGGVVVFVPQIAMLFLFLAILEDSGYLARAAFLMDKLLGKVGLSGKAFIPLLSSFACAIPGIMATRTIENRRDRLATIFVAPFMSCSARLPVYTLLIGTFFAGYGALAQGGIMLACYVLGVVAAVITAFFFKRTFLKGPAQAFILELPSYKIPQISQVIRVVWSNTAKFLTRAGTIIFCLTIILWAMGYYPRLPEDKGATIRDQLLPNAQQRASRAFVEERLANLPANTVVEVRLNGTTVTFDHEAYRWFESRRQQSGPRISPINLTIDGRAIADEVFAARSQAILDEDDEVARAVAAAQSEYSISGRIGHFMEPAIKPLGYDWKMGVGLVAAFAAREVFVSSLGVVYSVGEVEDDDRPLREHILADTYPDGTKVWTPLVAVSLLVWFVLAMQCMSTLAIVRRETGTWRWPLGMMLYMNVLAYVVCLIVYQVGSRLMGT is encoded by the coding sequence ATGACCTCCAGCCCGCTCGAGTACACACCGCTCCCCGTCTCCCCCGACAAGCCGCTGGTGGTCGCACTGGCTGGCAACCCGAATTCCGGTAAGACGACCATCTTTAACGCCCTGACCGGCCTGCGGCAGAAGGTCGCGAATTACCCCGGCGTCACCGTCGAGAAGAAGACCGGCCGGTGCAAGCTCGGCGACGCCCGCTGGCTCGACGTCATCGATCTTCCCGGAACCTACAGCCTGATCAGCCGCAGCCCCGACGAGCAGGTCGCGATGGAGGTGCTCCGCGGCTTGCGGAACGACACCCCCGCACCCGATGTCGTGATCGTCGTCGTCGATGCCAGCAATCTGCAGCGGAATCTGTATCTGGTCAGCCAGCTCATCGAGCTCGGCCGGCCGATGGTGGTCGCGCTGAACATGACCGACGTCGCCGAGCGGCGCGGGATCTTCGTCAACGCCGAGGCGTTGTCGAAAGAGATCGGCGTGCCGGTGATTCCGGTGGTCGGTCACAAGCGCAAGGGGATCGAAGAACTGAAAGCCGCCGTCGCCCGGGCCGCGATCGCCCCGCTGCCGGCCTGGCCGGTGAAGGACGCGATGCGGGAGGAGCTCCTGCTTCTGGCCGGCGGGCTCGCCGTCGCCGAGGGGGAAGCCGCCGGCTCTCCCGCTGACAAGCCGATCAACCCTCAGCGTTACGAGGCGATCGCCGAACGCCTGCTCATCGGCGATCACGCCCCCGACGTCGCCCCCCTGCTGGCGCGGCCCAGTGTCGATGCCCTTCTCAAAGGCTCGTTCGAACGGCTGAAGGTCCGCGGCATCGACCCGATGCAGGCCGACATCGAAGCCCACTACCAGTGGATCGACGGCCTGTCGTCGCGGGTCACCCGGGCCAGCGGCGCATTCGTCCGCACCGATGGCGCCTTCGCCGACGCCCGTGAGGGCCTGACCGGCGACAAGTCCGCCGACAAGACGCTCCAGTACGCTACACCTACAAGCAACACGACCGAAAAGGTCGACGCGATCCTGGTCCACAAGATCTGGGGATTGCTCATCTTCGCGTCGATCATGTCGGCGTTGTTCGTGAGCATCTTCTGGCTCGCCGAGCCGATCATGGGCTGGGTGGAGGGCCTGATCACCGGCACCGGCGAAAAGCTCACTGGTTCGATGGAGGACGGCGCGCTCAAGAGCCTGATCAGCGACGGCATCTTCAAAGGCGTGGGTGGCGTGGTCGTGTTCGTGCCGCAGATCGCGATGCTGTTCCTGTTCCTGGCGATCCTGGAAGACTCCGGCTACCTCGCCCGGGCGGCGTTTCTGATGGACAAACTGCTCGGCAAGGTCGGCCTGAGCGGCAAGGCATTCATCCCCCTGCTGTCGAGCTTCGCGTGCGCGATCCCCGGCATCATGGCGACCCGCACAATCGAGAATCGCCGGGACCGCCTGGCGACGATCTTCGTCGCGCCGTTCATGAGCTGCTCGGCGCGATTGCCGGTCTACACACTGCTGATCGGCACCTTCTTCGCCGGCTACGGCGCGTTGGCGCAAGGCGGCATCATGCTCGCCTGCTACGTGCTGGGTGTCGTGGCGGCCGTCATCACGGCTTTCTTCTTCAAACGCACGTTCCTCAAGGGCCCCGCCCAGGCGTTCATTCTCGAGCTGCCGAGCTACAAGATCCCGCAGATTTCGCAGGTGATCCGTGTCGTCTGGAGCAACACCGCCAAGTTCCTGACGCGAGCCGGGACGATCATTTTCTGCCTGACCATCATTCTTTGGGCGATGGGGTATTACCCGCGGCTGCCGGAGGACAAGGGTGCAACGATTCGCGATCAGCTCTTGCCAAATGCACAACAGCGGGCCTCACGTGCATTCGTGGAAGAGCGCCTTGCCAACTTGCCTGCCAATACTGTCGTTGAGGTACGCCTCAACGGGACGACGGTAACGTTTGACCATGAAGCGTATCGTTGGTTTGAATCGCGACGCCAGCAATCAGGGCCGAGGATTTCGCCAATCAATCTGACAATCGATGGACGCGCGATCGCCGACGAAGTTTTTGCTGCTCGTTCCCAGGCGATCCTCGATGAGGATGACGAAGTCGCGAGAGCCGTCGCCGCCGCCCAGTCCGAATACTCCATCTCCGGCCGCATCGGCCACTTCATGGAGCCGGCGATCAAGCCGCTCGGGTACGACTGGAAGATGGGCGTTGGCCTCGTCGCCGCGTTCGCCGCTCGCGAGGTGTTCGTCTCGTCGCTTGGCGTCGTCTACAGCGTCGGCGAAGTCGAAGACGATGACAGGCCGCTTCGCGAACACATTCTCGCCGACACCTACCCCGACGGCACCAAGGTCTGGACGCCGCTGGTGGCCGTCAGCCTGCTCGTCTGGTTCGTGCTGGCGATGCAGTGCATGAGCACGCTGGCGATCGTCCGCCGCGAAACCGGCACCTGGCGCTGGCCGCTGGGCATGATGCTTTACATGAATGTCCTGGCGTATGTGGTCTGCCTGATCGTGTATCAGGTGGGGTCGCGGCTGATGGGTACGTAG
- a CDS encoding FeoA family protein has translation MGIGCRGNVVSVSGDSEVRRRLLEMGFCNGATVEVIRRAPLGDPIEFRLRGYHLSLRGEQAKHVTIAQT, from the coding sequence TTGGGGATCGGTTGCCGGGGTAACGTGGTCTCCGTCAGCGGCGATTCTGAAGTCCGTCGCCGGCTTTTGGAGATGGGTTTCTGCAATGGGGCGACGGTCGAAGTGATCCGCCGGGCCCCACTCGGCGACCCGATTGAGTTCCGCCTACGCGGTTATCACCTTTCGCTCCGTGGCGAACAGGCCAAGCATGTGACGATCGCACAAACGTAA
- a CDS encoding putative bifunctional diguanylate cyclase/phosphodiesterase codes for MNPVLPSSVSVASASPRRILVVDDNEAIHEDFRKILLDARRDEAMEDDEAVLFGVKAPTGPTVEFRIESALQGQQSLELVEAAVRAGDPYMLAFVDMRMPPGWDGVQTIKRLWQADPNLQIVICTAYSDYSWEEIAGELGPTDRMLILKKPFDDVEARQLAAALTQKWLATRSAEMKLVELESLVVARTAELRQTALQDRLTGLANRELLIDRLNQAMHQRRRDPAYRFALLFIDFDRFKVVNDSLGHDVGDALLMSIAERLRDSTRATDCLARTSVGEAAGMLPARLGGDEFLVLLDGLAAEVDAARVAERLLADLAAPHEIKGHLVHSTASIGVTSSFVNYDTAEAMIRDADTAMYRAKFAGKNRYVLFDQKMHDDAVARLTLENDLRRAVVEGQFVLYYQPIVSLSRGRIAGYEALIRWRRPDGSIVMPLEFIPLAEEIGVITEIGNWTMREACRQLAQWRGSHPERMEGVTMSVNLSRRQLSSPALVDQIRQAYGDAGLPADRLILEITENAIMQDAEGAVEVLKQIRGLGVELHMDDFGTGYSSLSCLHRFPISGLKIDRSFVQNVGERRDYAAVVNAIIALAQNLGMALVAEGVETTGQLAMLQSLGSELAQGFLFAKPLEAGKALEFAEHPTRLAFAA; via the coding sequence TTGAACCCTGTCCTGCCGTCATCCGTATCGGTCGCATCGGCCTCGCCCCGACGGATCCTTGTCGTTGACGACAACGAGGCCATTCATGAAGACTTCCGCAAGATCCTCCTCGACGCGCGGCGGGACGAGGCGATGGAGGACGACGAAGCAGTCCTGTTCGGCGTGAAGGCGCCGACCGGTCCGACCGTCGAGTTTCGCATCGAATCGGCACTGCAGGGGCAGCAGTCACTCGAACTCGTGGAAGCCGCCGTCCGCGCCGGCGACCCTTACATGCTGGCCTTTGTCGACATGCGCATGCCCCCCGGCTGGGACGGTGTACAGACGATCAAACGGCTTTGGCAGGCAGATCCGAATCTTCAGATCGTCATCTGCACGGCGTATTCCGACTATTCTTGGGAGGAGATCGCCGGCGAACTCGGCCCCACGGACCGGATGCTCATCCTGAAAAAGCCGTTCGATGATGTCGAGGCCCGGCAGCTCGCCGCGGCGCTGACGCAGAAATGGCTTGCGACCCGCAGCGCCGAGATGAAACTGGTCGAGCTGGAAAGCCTGGTCGTCGCCCGAACCGCCGAGCTTCGCCAGACTGCGCTACAGGACCGACTCACCGGGCTGGCCAACCGCGAACTGCTGATCGACCGCCTTAACCAGGCGATGCACCAGCGGCGGCGTGATCCGGCGTACCGATTCGCGCTTCTGTTCATCGACTTCGACCGCTTCAAGGTCGTCAATGACAGCCTGGGGCACGACGTCGGCGACGCTCTGCTGATGTCGATCGCCGAGCGGCTTCGCGATTCCACTCGCGCGACCGACTGCCTGGCTCGAACATCGGTCGGCGAGGCCGCGGGCATGCTGCCGGCACGACTGGGTGGAGACGAGTTCCTGGTGCTTCTGGACGGACTGGCCGCCGAGGTCGATGCCGCACGTGTCGCCGAACGCCTGCTGGCCGATCTGGCCGCTCCGCACGAGATCAAAGGGCACCTGGTACACAGCACCGCGAGCATTGGGGTTACATCGTCGTTCGTGAACTACGATACGGCCGAGGCGATGATTCGCGATGCCGACACGGCGATGTACCGCGCCAAGTTCGCGGGAAAGAACCGCTACGTGCTCTTCGACCAGAAGATGCACGACGACGCAGTCGCCCGCCTGACACTGGAAAATGACCTTCGCCGAGCCGTCGTCGAGGGGCAGTTCGTGCTTTACTACCAGCCGATCGTTTCGCTGTCGCGCGGCAGGATCGCCGGCTACGAAGCGCTGATCCGCTGGCGGCGACCGGACGGCAGTATCGTCATGCCACTGGAATTCATTCCGCTGGCCGAGGAGATCGGTGTCATCACCGAGATCGGCAACTGGACGATGCGCGAAGCCTGCCGGCAACTGGCACAGTGGCGGGGGAGCCATCCGGAGCGGATGGAGGGGGTCACGATGAGCGTGAACCTTTCACGCCGCCAACTGAGCTCGCCGGCGCTGGTGGACCAGATCCGGCAAGCCTACGGCGATGCCGGCCTGCCGGCGGATCGGCTCATCCTGGAAATCACCGAGAACGCGATCATGCAGGATGCCGAGGGGGCAGTTGAGGTTCTGAAACAGATTCGCGGCCTGGGCGTCGAACTCCACATGGACGACTTCGGAACGGGGTACTCGTCCCTGAGCTGCCTTCACCGATTCCCGATCAGCGGACTGAAGATCGATCGTTCGTTCGTACAGAACGTCGGCGAACGACGTGATTATGCCGCCGTCGTGAACGCGATCATCGCGCTGGCGCAGAATCTGGGGATGGCACTGGTGGCCGAGGGAGTCGAGACGACCGGTCAGCTGGCGATGTTGCAGTCACTGGGGTCGGAGCTGGCGCAGGGTTTCCTGTTCGCCAAGCCGCTGGAGGCGGGTAAGGCATTGGAGTTCGCGGAGCATCCGACGCGGCTGGCTTTCGCAGCCTGA
- a CDS encoding DUF1294 domain-containing protein, which produces MPRNLARSARVSPYRLFYVIGGLLTALLACTAYWGARWHGVWAYLAAINVTTLLLYGFDKRQASTGGLRVPEKVLHTHAFVGGTPGAFCGQRLFRHKTIKGSFQRLFWGIFGLQLLLIAAWIYLSRH; this is translated from the coding sequence ATGCCCCGCAATCTAGCTCGTTCCGCACGCGTGTCTCCCTATCGGCTCTTCTATGTCATCGGAGGACTGCTGACCGCCCTGCTGGCTTGCACGGCTTACTGGGGCGCGCGATGGCACGGGGTCTGGGCCTACCTTGCGGCGATCAATGTGACCACGCTGCTGCTCTACGGCTTCGACAAGCGCCAGGCTTCGACCGGCGGGTTGCGCGTCCCTGAGAAAGTGCTTCACACGCATGCCTTTGTCGGCGGTACACCCGGTGCCTTCTGCGGCCAGCGGCTCTTTCGGCACAAGACCATCAAGGGGAGCTTCCAGCGACTGTTCTGGGGAATCTTCGGTCTGCAGTTGCTGCTGATTGCCGCCTGGATCTATCTGAGTCGGCATTGA
- a CDS encoding DUF3784 domain-containing protein, with the protein MDLSKLPKLSKTRENTPQAQPTADAPRDPLEYGTRRRYDYEEEGPLGFLDIFLAVGMGLLFMFLGMNYGKHLLGSKEAYPEITGTGYVWKDGHPKAGQPILPDELTPENRKAYDAQILGRQMGMTSEASLFILGAGLAIAGLVGVLGHLAFLHINVRRAGAILGVVVTGLAMGYAIWAVASMLRNGVTPPMTMVAILVAGLSMFMQVAAVRSLMFSPSYVGGPVTTASADTRFSDRPVAARTAGVAPASAVAADRIVHHRFAHQTLRKAVVGDPATVVGVLQGAGGTKYLRDLWEATCHTAGIDPQAAPPTGLEAEMTQVGPYSSAIITMPPAKDRGEAVYVGIVLRSYVRQDGAVIERSPLVLYYALEVDGTADGKALLCEWQAGDHVKFADRVATDFTPFREAMWAKVQKRQEAEDRA; encoded by the coding sequence ATGGACCTCTCCAAGCTCCCAAAACTCTCCAAGACCCGGGAAAACACGCCACAGGCGCAGCCGACAGCGGACGCCCCGCGTGACCCGCTCGAGTATGGCACCCGCCGCCGTTACGACTACGAAGAAGAGGGGCCGCTCGGCTTTCTCGACATTTTCCTCGCCGTCGGCATGGGCCTGCTGTTCATGTTCCTGGGGATGAACTACGGCAAGCACCTGCTCGGCTCGAAGGAGGCGTATCCCGAGATCACCGGCACCGGCTATGTCTGGAAAGACGGCCACCCCAAGGCCGGCCAGCCGATCCTGCCTGACGAGCTGACCCCCGAGAACCGCAAGGCGTATGACGCCCAGATCCTCGGCCGGCAGATGGGCATGACCAGCGAGGCTTCGCTGTTCATCCTCGGTGCCGGTCTGGCAATTGCGGGTCTTGTCGGTGTCCTGGGTCACCTGGCGTTCCTGCACATCAACGTTCGGCGTGCCGGAGCGATCCTGGGCGTCGTGGTCACTGGCCTGGCGATGGGCTATGCGATCTGGGCCGTCGCGTCGATGCTGCGGAATGGCGTGACGCCGCCCATGACCATGGTAGCGATTCTCGTCGCCGGCTTGTCGATGTTTATGCAGGTCGCGGCGGTTCGATCGCTGATGTTCTCGCCGTCGTATGTCGGCGGACCTGTGACGACGGCATCGGCCGACACCAGATTTTCCGATCGTCCCGTTGCCGCCCGCACGGCGGGTGTTGCCCCAGCGTCGGCGGTCGCCGCCGATCGCATCGTCCACCACCGTTTCGCCCACCAGACGCTCCGCAAGGCCGTCGTCGGCGATCCCGCAACAGTCGTGGGCGTCCTTCAGGGTGCAGGCGGCACGAAGTACCTGCGTGATCTCTGGGAGGCGACCTGCCACACCGCCGGCATCGACCCGCAGGCCGCCCCGCCGACGGGACTTGAAGCCGAGATGACGCAGGTCGGCCCCTACTCGTCGGCGATCATCACGATGCCGCCGGCCAAGGATCGGGGCGAGGCGGTGTACGTCGGCATCGTGCTTCGGTCCTACGTTCGGCAGGACGGCGCAGTCATAGAGCGGTCGCCCCTGGTGCTCTACTACGCGTTGGAGGTCGACGGCACCGCCGATGGGAAGGCACTTCTCTGCGAGTGGCAGGCTGGCGACCACGTGAAGTTTGCCGACCGGGTTGCGACCGATTTCACGCCTTTCCGCGAGGCAATGTGGGCAAAAGTGCAGAAGCGACAGGAAGCGGAAGATCGGGCATAA
- the pheS gene encoding phenylalanine--tRNA ligase subunit alpha, translating to MPDVFAELDDLSRQAAADLATVATNDALEQYRIKYLGSNGILKAKMSLIGAAPPDQKKTVGQKLNAIKAEINTAFDAKKTAITDSAGEPGMDVTEPGLRPAVGNKHILMKVIGELTDLFGRMGFSVASGPEVEDEFHNFVALNIPESHPARDPIDNFYLDVGSALADVTKGPTNSSATQTNASAKADPTGLRLLRTQTSTVQIRVMETQKPPIRVVIPGRVYRPDTVDATHLFMFHQLEALVVDTNVTMVDLKSTVMQFVHAYFGQDAKVRFRPSFFPFTEPSAEVDVWFEDKQRWIELGGCGMVHPNVLRACNIDPEVYSGWAFGFGIERIAMRKYGITDIRYFIENDVRFLRQF from the coding sequence ATGCCCGACGTCTTTGCCGAACTCGACGACCTGTCCCGCCAGGCCGCTGCCGATCTTGCCACCGTCGCCACCAACGACGCGCTGGAGCAGTACCGCATCAAGTACCTGGGATCGAACGGGATCCTCAAGGCCAAGATGTCGCTCATCGGCGCCGCGCCGCCGGATCAGAAGAAAACGGTGGGGCAGAAGCTCAACGCGATCAAAGCCGAGATCAACACCGCGTTCGACGCGAAGAAGACCGCGATCACCGACTCGGCCGGCGAGCCAGGCATGGACGTGACCGAGCCCGGGCTTCGGCCCGCGGTCGGGAACAAGCACATCCTGATGAAGGTCATTGGCGAGCTGACCGACTTGTTCGGCCGAATGGGTTTCAGCGTCGCCAGCGGGCCGGAAGTGGAGGATGAGTTCCACAACTTTGTCGCGCTGAACATCCCGGAGAGCCATCCGGCACGGGATCCGATTGATAACTTCTATCTGGATGTAGGGTCCGCCTTGGCGGACGTTACGAAGGGACCGACAAACTCTTCCGCTACGCAGACGAACGCGTCCGCCAAGGCAGACCCTACGGGGCTCCGTCTTCTCCGCACCCAGACCTCCACCGTGCAGATTCGCGTTATGGAGACGCAGAAGCCGCCGATCCGGGTGGTGATCCCCGGGCGGGTGTATCGGCCGGACACGGTGGACGCGACGCACCTGTTCATGTTCCACCAGCTCGAGGCGCTGGTCGTCGACACGAACGTGACGATGGTGGACCTCAAAAGCACGGTGATGCAGTTCGTCCACGCCTACTTCGGCCAGGACGCGAAGGTGCGGTTCCGCCCGAGCTTCTTCCCGTTCACCGAGCCGTCGGCCGAAGTGGACGTCTGGTTCGAAGACAAGCAGCGGTGGATCGAGCTAGGCGGGTGTGGGATGGTCCACCCGAACGTACTGCGCGCGTGCAACATCGACCCGGAGGTCTATTCGGGCTGGGCGTTCGGCTTCGGTATCGAACGCATCGCAATGCGGAAGTACGGCATCACGGATATTCGCTACTTCATCGAGAACGATGTGCGGTTCTTGCGGCAGTTCTAA
- a CDS encoding serine/threonine protein kinase: protein MSMQQGENSRTSGTSMPKNLFGYEVLDYIGQGAGSLIYVVSEPQTRQVLALKHVVRKTDKDERFIEQLEAEYEVGRKVSHPALRKCLSYKATKTLLRKTTEAALIMELFDGKPLEGNRPIGLRQTVDIFIKTAQALAGLHKAGYVHCDLKPNNILVGSNGEVKVIDLGQTCAVGTIKSRIQGTPDYISPEQVKCEAVSAKTDVYNFGATLFWCLTGKNLPTLFTLKKGENSILSDDLMDTPAKLNPRCPEPLSNLVMECVRVRVDKRPEMADVERRLEIILYSLQKAAAAAAAARNAGTDTGVRAVAV, encoded by the coding sequence ATGAGCATGCAACAGGGTGAGAACAGCAGGACCAGTGGCACGTCGATGCCGAAGAACCTCTTCGGCTACGAGGTGCTGGACTACATCGGCCAGGGTGCCGGAAGCCTCATCTATGTGGTTTCCGAACCTCAGACCCGGCAGGTGCTCGCGTTGAAGCACGTCGTCCGCAAGACGGACAAGGACGAACGCTTCATCGAACAGCTCGAAGCCGAGTACGAGGTCGGCCGGAAGGTCAGCCATCCGGCCTTGCGCAAGTGCCTGAGCTACAAGGCGACCAAGACGCTCCTCCGCAAGACCACCGAAGCCGCGCTGATCATGGAACTGTTCGACGGCAAGCCGCTGGAGGGCAATCGCCCGATCGGCCTGCGTCAGACGGTGGACATCTTCATCAAGACGGCCCAGGCGCTGGCGGGCCTTCACAAGGCCGGCTACGTCCACTGCGACTTGAAGCCCAACAACATCCTCGTTGGCAGCAACGGCGAAGTGAAGGTCATCGACCTGGGGCAGACCTGCGCCGTGGGTACCATCAAAAGCCGCATTCAGGGTACGCCGGATTACATTTCGCCGGAACAGGTGAAATGTGAGGCAGTGTCAGCCAAGACTGACGTGTACAACTTCGGCGCGACACTGTTCTGGTGCCTGACGGGCAAGAACCTGCCGACGCTGTTCACGCTCAAGAAGGGCGAAAACAGCATCCTGTCGGATGACCTTATGGACACCCCCGCCAAGCTCAACCCGCGTTGCCCGGAGCCGCTGAGCAACCTGGTGATGGAATGCGTCCGCGTCCGCGTAGACAAGCGCCCCGAGATGGCCGACGTCGAACGCCGGCTGGAGATCATCCTGTACTCGCTTCAGAAGGCCGCTGCCGCCGCCGCGGCGGCACGCAATGCAGGCACAGACACCGGCGTCCGCGCCGTCGCGGTTTAG
- the atpA gene encoding F0F1 ATP synthase subunit alpha, translated as MSINVAEITSILKQEIANFQSSASVSEVGTVIEVGDGIARVYGLRNAMAGELLEFANGTMGQVFNLEEESIGAVIFGDYLKIKEGDTVKSTGRLLEVAVGDAVIGRVVNPLGVPMDGGPAIPSTETRKMDIVAPGIAERQPVHEPLQTGIKAIDSMIPIGRGQRELIIGDRKTGKTAIAIDTIINQKGKGVKCFYVAIGQKESTVAGIVEVLRANGAMDYTTVVVASASDPAPMQYIAAYAGTTMAEYFMWKGEHTLCVYDDLTKQAAAYRQLSLLLRRPPGREAFPGDVFYLHSRLLERSCKLSKELGGGSLTALPIIETQEGEVSAYIPTNVISITDGQIYLEPDLFFAGVRPAVNVGISVSRVGGNAQTKAMKKIAGGLKLDLAAYRELEAFAQLGTDLDKATQRQLDRGARLVELLKQPQFKPLPVEQEVMVIYAGTQGHLDEVPVSRIAEWQDKFLQFMEASHSGVRASLEAQKALTPEIEESLKKALGEFKASVWKK; from the coding sequence ATGTCCATCAACGTCGCCGAAATCACCAGCATCCTGAAGCAGGAGATCGCTAACTTTCAGTCGTCCGCCTCGGTGTCCGAGGTCGGGACGGTGATCGAGGTCGGCGACGGCATCGCACGCGTCTACGGCCTGCGTAACGCGATGGCCGGTGAACTGCTCGAGTTCGCCAATGGCACCATGGGCCAGGTGTTCAACCTGGAAGAAGAGTCGATCGGCGCCGTCATCTTCGGCGACTACCTGAAGATCAAGGAAGGCGACACCGTCAAGTCGACCGGCCGCCTGCTGGAAGTCGCCGTCGGCGACGCCGTCATCGGCCGCGTCGTCAACCCTCTGGGTGTGCCGATGGACGGCGGCCCGGCGATCCCCTCGACCGAAACCCGCAAGATGGACATCGTCGCCCCCGGCATCGCCGAGCGGCAGCCGGTGCACGAACCCCTTCAGACCGGCATCAAGGCGATCGACAGCATGATCCCGATCGGCCGCGGCCAGCGCGAGCTGATCATCGGCGACCGTAAGACCGGCAAGACCGCGATCGCGATCGACACGATCATCAACCAGAAGGGCAAGGGCGTTAAGTGCTTCTACGTCGCGATCGGTCAGAAGGAATCGACCGTCGCCGGTATCGTTGAAGTGCTGCGGGCCAACGGCGCGATGGACTATACGACGGTCGTCGTCGCCAGCGCCTCGGACCCCGCCCCGATGCAGTACATCGCCGCCTACGCCGGCACCACGATGGCCGAGTACTTCATGTGGAAGGGTGAGCACACCCTCTGCGTGTATGACGACTTGACCAAGCAGGCCGCGGCGTATCGTCAGTTGTCGCTGCTCCTCCGCCGCCCGCCCGGTCGCGAAGCCTTCCCCGGCGACGTGTTCTATCTACACAGCCGCCTGCTCGAGCGGTCCTGTAAGCTCAGCAAGGAACTCGGCGGCGGTTCGCTTACCGCGCTGCCCATCATCGAAACGCAGGAAGGCGAAGTGTCGGCGTACATCCCGACGAACGTCATCAGCATCACCGACGGTCAGATCTATCTCGAACCCGACCTGTTCTTCGCCGGCGTCCGCCCCGCCGTCAACGTCGGCATTAGCGTGTCGCGCGTCGGTGGTAACGCCCAGACCAAGGCGATGAAGAAGATCGCCGGCGGTCTGAAGCTCGACTTGGCCGCCTACCGCGAACTGGAAGCGTTCGCACAGCTCGGTACGGACCTGGACAAGGCCACGCAGCGTCAGCTCGACCGTGGTGCCCGCCTGGTCGAACTGCTCAAGCAGCCGCAGTTCAAGCCGCTGCCGGTGGAGCAGGAAGTCATGGTCATCTACGCCGGCACTCAGGGCCACCTCGACGAAGTCCCCGTCAGCCGGATCGCCGAATGGCAGGACAAGTTCCTGCAATTCATGGAAGCCAGCCACAGCGGCGTTCGCGCGAGCCTGGAAGCCCAGAAGGCCCTGACGCCGGAGATCGAAGAGTCGCTCAAGAAGGCGCTCGGCGAGTTCAAGGCATCCGTCTGGAAGAAGTAA
- the atpH gene encoding ATP synthase F1 subunit delta — MSSSTVANAYARSLLDLANGQSQATEIGQELSQIKEVLDAEPAFAAMLSNPAISEASRVSILQRAFEGKVHPLVWNFLRVLNVKGRLGELRAIDTAYSDMLDEQFGKVEVDVTVAQRLEDWQLEQVRQAVSSALKRDAVVHQYVDESIIGGLILRVQDKLIDTSVRGQLASIKQKMLAVRPTSASV; from the coding sequence ATGAGTTCTTCAACAGTCGCCAACGCCTACGCCCGCTCCCTGCTGGATCTGGCCAACGGTCAGAGCCAGGCCACCGAGATCGGTCAGGAACTGAGCCAGATCAAGGAAGTGCTCGACGCCGAGCCGGCCTTTGCGGCGATGCTGTCGAACCCCGCGATCAGCGAAGCGTCCCGCGTGTCGATTCTGCAGCGGGCCTTCGAAGGCAAAGTCCATCCGCTGGTCTGGAACTTCCTCCGCGTCCTGAACGTGAAGGGTCGCCTCGGCGAACTTCGCGCGATCGACACCGCCTACAGCGACATGCTCGACGAGCAGTTCGGCAAGGTCGAAGTGGACGTTACCGTCGCGCAGCGGCTGGAAGACTGGCAGCTCGAACAGGTCCGCCAGGCCGTCAGCAGCGCACTGAAGCGAGACGCGGTGGTTCATCAGTATGTGGACGAATCGATCATCGGCGGCCTGATCCTGCGCGTGCAGGACAAGCTGATCGACACCAGCGTGCGAGGCCAACTCGCGTCGATCAAACAGAAGATGCTGGCGGTCCGGCCGACCTCGGCATCGGTCTGA